Proteins encoded by one window of Pseudochaenichthys georgianus chromosome 9, fPseGeo1.2, whole genome shotgun sequence:
- the LOC139434506 gene encoding zinc finger protein 501-like gives METEADGDDCRGPEPTSNSDPESSLQPKTEGDTGDSTEPDTGDCSEPDTEDSADWKETREPASVSNSMKNRHESVSDQRHSNEKKQFGCSVCTKYFARKGDIKKHMIIHTGEKPHSCSVCKKAFSQSGALKEHMRVHTGEKPYTCSVCKKAFSYNISAKVHMRIHTGEKPYSCSVCKKSFSESGGFKQHMRIHTGEKPYTCSVCKNAFSQRGHLKGHMRIHTGEKPYSCSICKKAFALSGHLKRHMRVHTREEIYSCNVCDKRFKFRSDLKRHKCVGRQSSRLNEIQTEDNREADPPISSSAEHMATEADGGQ, from the coding sequence atggaaacagaagctgatggagatgactgtcgaggaccagaaccaaccagtaactcagatccagagagcagtttacaaccaaagactgagggcgacactggagactctactgaacctgacactggagactgttctgaacctgacactgaagacagtgctgattggaaagagaccagagaacctgcgtcagtgtcaaactcaatgaaaaatagacatgaatctgtcagtgatcAACGACATAGTAATGAAAAGAAACAATTTGGGTGCTCTGTTTGTACGAAATATTTTGCAAGGAAAGGAGATATTAAGAAACACATgataatccacacaggagagaaaccacacagctgctcagtctgtaagaaagctttttcacagagtggcgctttaaaggaacacatgcgagtccacacaggagaaaaaccatacacctgctcagtctgtaagaaagctttttcatataatataagtgCGAAggtacacatgagaatccacacaggagagaaaccatacagctgctcagtctgtaagaaatcaTTTTCAGAGAGTGGCGGTTTTAAacaacacatgagaatccacacaggagaaaaaccatacacctgctcagtctgtaagaatgCTTTTTCACAGCGTGGACATTTAAAgggacacatgagaatccacacaggagagaaaccatacagctgctcaatctgtaagaaagcttttgcacttagtggacatttaaagagacacatgagagtccacacaagagaggaaatatacagctgcaatgtttgtgacaaaagatttaaattcCGTAGTGATTTGAAAAGAcacaagtgtgttggtcgtcagtcctCACGGCTTAATGAAATTCAAACTGAGGATAACAGAGAGGCAGATCCTCCaatcagcagctcagctgaacacatggctacagaagctgatggaggacAATGA